One window from the genome of Ananas comosus cultivar F153 unplaced genomic scaffold, ASM154086v1, whole genome shotgun sequence encodes:
- the LOC109705755 gene encoding F-box protein SKIP23-like yields the protein MASGNSSLQSALERARSNLSLTCPRPGRRLLQHVTSAATYATLRGVCRSWRAALPATVPRPHRLPLQLPFLFLFALSPHDPASQAFSLTTNHNFAIRHLADAHRSVSVGSGYGWLLLLDPMCNLILRNPFTGDTIRLPSLDGTVALNYKGNLPPDHYFLVHRAILSSDPSADRNFLVVLFSSASVSRCFTWRSGDNFWTVHEHPAFFVDDIIFYEDRRCIAVGFDGACAVFDFATADGGNGFFTEVPNLPVSGSPFLVESAGHVWLVTVMMSIIPRKEAKVEIYRLDLSRLRVKVTAVSERGDLGGRILFLQQCNSMSVASTHFPGFEGDSIYFTEIKRLSLTSRRDNTTAAIWKCQFKNGITRRCSVEGECGGHSLWPKLWWVPPNLHKKLGE from the exons ATGGCCTCTGGAAATAGCAGTCTCCAATCAGCATTAGAAAGGGCACGGTCTAATCTTTCTTTGACATGCCCAAGACCAGGCCGAAGGTTGCTCCAG CACGTGACCTCCGCCGCCACCTACGCCACCCTCCGCGGCGTGTGCCGGAGTTGGAGAGCCGCGCTCCCCGCCACCGTGCCCCGCCCGCACCGCCTCCCCCTGCAGctccccttcctcttcctctttgcCCTCAGCCCTCATGATCCCGCCAGCCAGGCCTTCTCCCTCACCACCAATCACAACTTTGCCATCCGCCACCTTGCCGACGCTCATAGGAGCGTCTCCGTCGGCTCCGGCTATGGGTGGCTCCTCCTTCTCGACCCCATGTGCAACCTCATCCTCCGCAACCCCTTCACAGGCGACACGATCCGTCTCCCCTCCCTTGACGGCACCGTTGCCCTCAACTACAAAGGGAATCTGCCGCCCGATCATTACTTTCTTGTCCACCGAGCCATCTTATCATCCGACCCTTCTGCCGACCGCAACTTCTTGGTAGTCCTCTTCAGCAGCGCATCGGTATCCCGCTGCTTCACCTGGCGGAGTGGTGACAATTTCTGGACCGTCCATGAGCACCCCGCGTTCTTCGTCGACGATATCATATTCTACGAAGACCGCCGCTGCATCGCCGTCGGCTTCGATGGAGCATGTGCGGTCTTCGACTTCGCCACGGCTGATGGCGGCAACGGCTTCTTCACGGAAGTGCCCAACTTGCCGGTTTCAGGATCGCCGTTCTTGGTCGAATCTGCAGGGCATGTGTGGCTCGTTACGGTGATGATGAGTATCATCCCAAGAAAAGAAGCCAAAGTTGAGATTTATAGGCTCGACTTGAGCAGATTGCGGGTCAAGGTAACGGCGGTGTCCGAACGCGGTGATCTCGGTGGCAGGATCTTGTTCTTGCAGCAATGCAACTCGATGTCCGTTGCGTCAACGCATTTCCCTGGATTCGAAGGCGATAGCATCTACTTCACAGAAATCAAGCGGCTTAGTTTGACATCTCGGCGTGATAACACCACCGCGGCCATATGGAAGTGCCAGTTCAAGAACGGCATCACGCGCCGGTGCAGTGTCGAGGGTGAGTGTGGAGGGCATTCTCTGTGGCCGAAGCTTTGGTGGGTTCCTCCGAATCTCCACAAGAAATTGGGTGAGTGA